The following are from one region of the Mangifera indica cultivar Alphonso chromosome 14, CATAS_Mindica_2.1, whole genome shotgun sequence genome:
- the LOC123195461 gene encoding serine/threonine-protein kinase STY13-like isoform X2, whose translation MKEKSESGGGGGYVRADQIDLKSLDEQLQKHLSRAWTMEKNKNKKEHEESEGLHPHHPLHLQIHHPHLQPQLQRPFTTSNNNQSCAVARLEWEIDPSKLIIKGAIARGTFGTVHRGVYDGQDVAVKLLDWGEEGHRTEAEIASLRAAFTQEVAVWHKLDHPNVNKFIGATMGTSELNIQTENGHMGMPSNVCCVVVEYCPGGALKSYLIKNRRRKLAFKVVIQLALDLARGLSYLHSKKIVHRDVKTENMLLDKTRTVKIADFGVARLEASNPRDMTGETGTLGYMAPEVLNGSPYNRKCDVYSFGICLWETYCCDMPYPDLSFSEVTSAVVRQNLRPEIPRCCPSSLANIMKRCWDANPDKRPEMDEVVSMLEAIDTSKGGGMIPVDQPQGCFCFQRSRGP comes from the exons ATGAAGGAGAAGAGTGaaagtggtggtggtggtgggtaTGTGAGAGCGGATCAGATAGATCTGAAGAGCTTGGATGAGCAACTTCAGAAGCATCTAAGTAGAGCGTGGACTATGGAgaagaacaagaacaaaaaagaaCATGAAGAAAGTGAAGgtcttcatcctcatcatccTTTACACCTACAAATTCATCATCCTCATCTACAACCGCAATTACAAAGACCCTTCACCACCAGCAACAACAACCAAAGTTGTGCTGTAGCTAGGCTAGAATGGGAGATTGATCCCTCGAAACTTATAATTAAAGGTGCTATAGCTCGGGGAACTTTTGGTACTGTTCATCGTGGCGTTTATGATGGCCAAGATGTTGCTG TTAAACTTCTTGACTGGGGGGAAGAGGGCCACAGAACTGAGGCTGAAATAGCTTCACTTAGAGCTGCTTTTACCCAGGAAGTTGCTGTTTGGCACAAGCTTGATCATCCTAATGTAAATAAg TTTATAGGGGCAACCATGGGCACATCAGAGCTAAATATACAAACAGAAAATGGTCATATGGGTATGCCAAGCAATGTTTGTTGTGTAGTTGTTGAATACTGCCCAGGGGGTGCTCTGAAATCTTACCTCATAAAGAACCGCAGAAGGAAGCTGGCTTTCAAAGTTGTTATTCAGCTGGCCCTGGATCTTGCACGAGG GTTGAGCTACCTTCATTCTAAGAAAATTGTCCACAGAGATGTTAAAACAGAGAACATGCTTCTGGATAAGACTCGTACTGTGAAGATCGCTGACTTTGGGGTTGCTCGCCTTGAAGCTTCAAATCCTCGTGACATGACTGGAGAGACTGGAACACTGGGATACATGGCACCAGAG GTTCTGAATGGCAGCCCATACAATAGAAAGTGCGATGTGTACAGTTTTGGTATCTGCCTGTGGGAGACATACTGCTGTGACATGCCATATCCTGACCTTAGCTTCTCAGAAGTGACATCAGCCGTTGTCCGTCAG AATTTGAGGCCAGAGATACCTCGCTGCTGCCCAAGCTCCCTTGCGAACATAATGAAGCGATGCTGGGACGCTAACCCAGACAAAAGGCCAGAGATGGATGAGGTTGTGTCCATGTTGGAGGCCATTGACACATCAAAGGGTGGAGGCATGATTCCTGTAGATCAGCCTCAGGGTTGTTTCTGTTTTCAGAGATCTAGAGGACCATAA
- the LOC123196785 gene encoding formate dehydrogenase, chloroplastic/mitochondrial-like: MEIISDSIVGTIVLGMGGVGKITEKHLPEPHPAYVKAERIKKARNFQLLLTAANVSDHSDLQDDAAAAVLSVAEVTGSNVVLVAEDKLMRILLFQVFPMKGRQWELMVVDV; encoded by the exons ATGGAAATAATTTCAGATAGTATTGTTGGAACAATTGTTCTTGGAATGGGAGGAGTTGGCAAGATTACAG AGAAACATCTTCCTGAACCGCACCCTGCCTATGTTAAAGCAGAAAGGATCAAGAAAGCCAGAAATTTTCAACTTCTCCTCACTGCTGCAAATGTTTCTGATCATAGTGACCTGCAAGATGATGCTGCTGCTGCCGTTTTAAGTGTTGCAGAGGTCACCGGAAGCAATGTAGTCTTAGTTGCAGAAGATAAGCTCATGAGAATACTACTATTTCAA GTGTTTCCCATGAAGGGAAGACAGTGGGAACTGATGGTTGTGGATGTATAG
- the LOC123195461 gene encoding serine/threonine-protein kinase STY13-like isoform X1, whose protein sequence is MKEKSESGGGGGYVRADQIDLKSLDEQLQKHLSRAWTMEKNKNKKEHEESEGLHPHHPLHLQIHHPHLQPQLQRPFTTSNNNQSCAVARLEWEIDPSKLIIKGAIARGTFGTVHRGVYDGQDVAVKLLDWGEEGHRTEAEIASLRAAFTQEVAVWHKLDHPNVNKPNSLLQFIGATMGTSELNIQTENGHMGMPSNVCCVVVEYCPGGALKSYLIKNRRRKLAFKVVIQLALDLARGLSYLHSKKIVHRDVKTENMLLDKTRTVKIADFGVARLEASNPRDMTGETGTLGYMAPEVLNGSPYNRKCDVYSFGICLWETYCCDMPYPDLSFSEVTSAVVRQNLRPEIPRCCPSSLANIMKRCWDANPDKRPEMDEVVSMLEAIDTSKGGGMIPVDQPQGCFCFQRSRGP, encoded by the exons ATGAAGGAGAAGAGTGaaagtggtggtggtggtgggtaTGTGAGAGCGGATCAGATAGATCTGAAGAGCTTGGATGAGCAACTTCAGAAGCATCTAAGTAGAGCGTGGACTATGGAgaagaacaagaacaaaaaagaaCATGAAGAAAGTGAAGgtcttcatcctcatcatccTTTACACCTACAAATTCATCATCCTCATCTACAACCGCAATTACAAAGACCCTTCACCACCAGCAACAACAACCAAAGTTGTGCTGTAGCTAGGCTAGAATGGGAGATTGATCCCTCGAAACTTATAATTAAAGGTGCTATAGCTCGGGGAACTTTTGGTACTGTTCATCGTGGCGTTTATGATGGCCAAGATGTTGCTG TTAAACTTCTTGACTGGGGGGAAGAGGGCCACAGAACTGAGGCTGAAATAGCTTCACTTAGAGCTGCTTTTACCCAGGAAGTTGCTGTTTGGCACAAGCTTGATCATCCTAATGTAAATAAg CCAAATTCCTTGTTGCAGTTTATAGGGGCAACCATGGGCACATCAGAGCTAAATATACAAACAGAAAATGGTCATATGGGTATGCCAAGCAATGTTTGTTGTGTAGTTGTTGAATACTGCCCAGGGGGTGCTCTGAAATCTTACCTCATAAAGAACCGCAGAAGGAAGCTGGCTTTCAAAGTTGTTATTCAGCTGGCCCTGGATCTTGCACGAGG GTTGAGCTACCTTCATTCTAAGAAAATTGTCCACAGAGATGTTAAAACAGAGAACATGCTTCTGGATAAGACTCGTACTGTGAAGATCGCTGACTTTGGGGTTGCTCGCCTTGAAGCTTCAAATCCTCGTGACATGACTGGAGAGACTGGAACACTGGGATACATGGCACCAGAG GTTCTGAATGGCAGCCCATACAATAGAAAGTGCGATGTGTACAGTTTTGGTATCTGCCTGTGGGAGACATACTGCTGTGACATGCCATATCCTGACCTTAGCTTCTCAGAAGTGACATCAGCCGTTGTCCGTCAG AATTTGAGGCCAGAGATACCTCGCTGCTGCCCAAGCTCCCTTGCGAACATAATGAAGCGATGCTGGGACGCTAACCCAGACAAAAGGCCAGAGATGGATGAGGTTGTGTCCATGTTGGAGGCCATTGACACATCAAAGGGTGGAGGCATGATTCCTGTAGATCAGCCTCAGGGTTGTTTCTGTTTTCAGAGATCTAGAGGACCATAA